A region from the Arachis ipaensis cultivar K30076 chromosome B01, Araip1.1, whole genome shotgun sequence genome encodes:
- the LOC107645705 gene encoding LOW QUALITY PROTEIN: 2-hydroxyacyl-CoA lyase (The sequence of the model RefSeq protein was modified relative to this genomic sequence to represent the inferred CDS: inserted 3 bases in 3 codons; substituted 3 bases at 3 genomic stop codons), giving the protein LTPMRIIRDAILGVXSPALVVVSEGANTIDVSRAVLVQIEPMTXLDVGTWGTIGVGLRXIAAAVACPNXLVVTVEGDFGFEFSTLVQYXLHVVVIVFKNGSVYGGNRKIFEEMNGPHKDDPTPTSFVLKAGYHTLIEAFGGKDYLVGTPDEFKFALSKXLRKSAVINVIVNPYAGSESGRLQHKN; this is encoded by the exons TTGACACCAATGAGAATCATAAGAGATGCAATTCTTGGAGTCTGAAGCCCGGCTCTGGTAGTGGTGTCCGAGGGTGCAAACACTATAGATGTAAGTAGGGCTGTGTTGGTTCAAATAGAGCCCATGA AGTTGGATGTAGGGACTTGGGGGACCATAGGGGTTGGCCTCA GCATTGCAGCTGCAGTGGCTTGTCCCAATTGACTTGTTGTTACGGTTGAAGGGGATTTTGGATTCGAATTTAGT ACACTGGTTCAGTACTAGTTACATGTGGTAGTGATTGTTTTCAAAAATGGAAGTGTATATGGTGGTAACCGAAAAATTTTTGAGGAGATGAATGGACCTCACAAAGATGATCCTACTCCGACTTCCTTTGTTCTGAAAGCAGGCTACCATACTTTGATTGAAGCTTTTGGTGGAAAGGACTATCTTGTTGGGACACCTGATGAATTCAAGTTTGCTCTTTCAA TTCTTCGAAAATCGGCCGTTATCAATGTTATTGTTAATCCCTATGCTGGTTCAGAGAGTGGGAGGTTGCAACACAAGAACTGA
- the LOC107645716 gene encoding protein FAR1-RELATED SEQUENCE 5-like, which produces MDPRPITRCGCGAQIKVHVDQSTGRWFVDKFCGEHNHEMLDARFRGLLRSHRVIKEGDMHQINSMRKAEMRVPTIFRAFVTQCGGFETVGFEIKDIYNAIENERRVGASDAECALKYLCCLKRNDANMFWKFSLDEERRLHNIFWCDGTSRHDYSVFGDVLGFDATYGRNRYKCLLVIFLGLDHHMQTVVFSCAILSNEVEESYVWLLRVFLEAMKGQEPKSMLTDGDLAMKNAINAVFPNAHHRLCSWHLLRNATARIGRPMFLCKFRVCLMGDLEVDEFENLWSDVVEEFGLQQNLWILDMYERKHMWANAYIRGKFFAGLKTMSRYEALNMQIGKFIGNGYNLREFIEHFQHYLKFMRRRELVADYRSVYGQPIVKSKLEALESYAATVYTKEVFELFREVLLLSSNVRVVSCKKTSTCSLFEVTMYCRDQSWSVAWDEADDEFTCSCLRMESFGIPCVHMVGVFLYLNITQLPVKTICER; this is translated from the coding sequence ATGGATCCTCGACCAATTACACGATGTGGGTGTGGTGCACAAATAAAGGTTCACGTTGATCAAAGCACTGGCCGTTGGTTCGTAGATAAGTTTTGTGGTGAACATAACCATGAGATGCTAGATGCAAGGTTTCGGGGGTTGTTGCGTTCTCATAGGGTAATCAAGGAAGGGGACATGCATCAAATTAACTCGATGAGAAAAGCTGAGATGCGTGTGCCAACCATATTTCGTGCATTTGTCACCCAATGCGGGGGATTTGAGACAGTTGGATTTGAAATTAAAGACATCTACAATGCAATAGAGAATGAAAGAAGAGTGGGGGCAAGTGATGCGGAGTGTGCCTTAAAGTATTTGTGTTGCCTAAAGAGGAATGACGCAAACATGTTTTGGAAATTCTCATTGGACGAGGAGAGGAGGCTGCACAATATATTTTGGTGTGATGGTACTAGCCGACATGACTATAGTGTGTTTGGGGATGTTCTGGGGTTCGACGCAACTTATGGGAGGAATAGGTACAAGTGTCTGCTTGTAATATTTTTGGGTTTGGATCATCACATGCAGACTGTGGTATTCAGTTGTGCAATTCTGAGCAACGAAGTAGAGGAAAGTTATGTCTGGTTGTTGCGAGTATTTCTTGAGGCAATGAAAGGACAAGAACCGAAATCTATGTTGACCGATGGAGATTTGGCAATGAAGAATGCAATTAATGCTGTCTTTCCAAATGCACATCACAGGCTGTGCAGTTGGCACCTGCTACGAAATGCGACTGCCCGCATTGGCCGGCCCATGTTTCTTTGCAAGTTCCGAGTTTGCCTGATGGGTGACTTAGAGGTAGATGAGTTTGAGAACCTATGGAGCGATGTTGTGGAAGAGTTTGGGTTGCAACAAAACCTGTGGATACTAGATATGTATGAACGCAAGCATATGTGGGCTAATGCGTATATTAGAGGCAAATTTTTTGCTGGGCTGAAGACGATGTCTCGATATGAGGCATTGAACATGCAAATTGGGAAATTTATTGGGAACGGATACAATCTACGTGAATTTATTGAGCATTTTCAGCACTATCTCAAGTTCATGAGAAGAAGAGAGCTAGTCGCCGATTATAGATCTGTGTATGGGCAACCCATTGTTAAGTCGAAGTTGGAGGCCTTGGAAAGCTACGCAGCAACAGTATACACCAAAGAGGTTTTTGAACTATTCCGGGAGGTCCTCCTTTTGTCCAGCAATGTAAGAGTTGTATCTTGCAAGAAAACTAGCACGTGTTCCCTGTTTGAGGTTACCATGTACTGCCGGGACCAGTCCTGGAGTGTGGCTTGGGACGAGGCGGATGACGAATTTACTTGCTCATGTTTGCGTATGGAATCATTTGGCATTCCTTGTGTGCACATGGTGGGGGTGTTTCTTTATCTGAACATCACTCAGCTTCCGGTGAAGACCATATGCGAACGATGA
- the LOC107616445 gene encoding protein MAIN-LIKE 1-like, which translates to MSITLQDVAYQLGLRISGDPVSGCMAGWELFYEGRSIVDICQQLLGAVPGPADRQKWNINLSWFRETVCGNLEEDATPERLLQYTRGYIMQLIGGFLFPDQSNTRVHLRWLPLLEDLDQCGQLSWGSAVLAFLYLMLCRGTCYTQHNMGGCMSFLLSWAYHRIPSCRPQGFDQWRFPLVERWVGYEQRNDSEEFRLRWWRRLLNNLDIHNVEWTPYADPDIQHILPPIVFEGEESWNAVCPLLCFSIVEWH; encoded by the exons ATGAGTATCACTCTTCAAGACGTGGCTTATCAGTTGGGGCTTCGGATTAGTGGAGATCCTGTTAGTGGTTGCATGGCCGGCTGGGAGCTTTTTTATGAAGGACGGAGCATTGTTGACATATGTCAGCAGTTACTAGGAGCTGTACCAGGACCTGCTGATAGACAGAAATGGAACATCAACTTGTCCTGGTTCAGAGAGACTGTGTGCGGGAATTTGGAAGAGGACGCAACGCCTGAGCGACTTCTTCAGTACACCAGAGGGTATATTATGCAACTTATCGGGGGATTCTTATTTCCGGATCAGTCCAACACCCGAGTTCACCTCAGGTGGCTGCCTCTTTTGGAAGACCTGGATCAATGTGGTCAGCTGAGTTGGGGTTCTGCTGTGCTTGCCTTTTTGTACCTCATGTTGTGCCGGGGAACATGTTACACGCAGCATAACATGGGTGGTTGCATGAGCTTCTTGTTATCGTGGGCTTACCATCGTATCCCCTCATGTCGCCCCCAGGGATTTGACCAGTGGAGGTTTCCGTTGGTTGAGAG GTGGGTTGGTTATGAGCAGCGTAATGACTCTGAAGAGTTTAGACTTCGGTGGTGGAGACGGCTTCTCAACAACCTTGATATTCATAAT GTTGAGTGGACCCCGTATGCTGACCCTGATATCCAGCATATTCTGCCACCGATTGTGTTTGAGGGTGAGGAGTCATGGAATGCCGTCTGTCCACTGTTGTGCTTTTCGATTGTAGAGTGGCATTAA